The proteins below come from a single Aquarana catesbeiana isolate 2022-GZ linkage group LG12, ASM4218655v1, whole genome shotgun sequence genomic window:
- the LOC141113674 gene encoding uncharacterized protein: protein MYTTRTEKGGVEAAVVDLRSDAVSKPCAEMRRAMAKAEVGDDFYGEDPTVNEIQRHAAQLFKTQDALFVSSGTMGNLIAVIIHCQKRGSEVLLGDESHMYFYEQGSMTQMAGMFPRPVRTLKDGRLDLQDLESKIQHGNPDVQIQLICLENTHNRLGGRVLPLSYMKEVRDIADRYGLKVHLDGSRLINAAVSLGVEPAEIVKYCDSVVLCLSKGLGAPVGSLLGGTAEFVAEARRIRKLLGGGMCQSGVLAAPGLVALKHAQKNLTLDHQNAKAFAKAVQELGSPLCLVDPADVDTNIVLLSLPGRLMAKELCEQLSTVTPEEQENGRGVVVKGLAISPRHVRLVWHRDLSAQDIQRVLEKLKFVLGKYSNEAA from the exons ATGTACACCACCAGGACGGAGAAGGGAGGCGTCGAGGCCGCAGTGGTGGACCTCCGCAGTGACGCCGTGAGCAAACCGTGCGCCGAGATGAGAAGAGCGATGGCCAAGGCAGAAGTCGGTGATGACTTCTATGGAGAAGATCCCACCGTGAAC GAGATTCAGCGCCACGCTGCCCAACTGTTCAAAACACAGGATGCACTCTTCGTGTCCAGTGGCACAATGGGGAATTTGATTGCAG TGATCATTCATTGTCAGAAGAGAGGGAGCGAGGTCCTGCTGGGGGACGAATCCCACATGTACTTCTATGAGCAGGGGAGCATGACGCAG ATGGCAGGAATGTTTCCTCGCCCGGTGAGGACACTAAAAGACGGCCGTCTGGACCTGCAAGACCTGGAAAGTAAAATCCAGCATGGAAACCCGGATGTCCAGATACAACTCATCTGCCTGGAGAACACCCACAACCGATTGGGAGGACGTGTCCTTCCGCTCTCCTATATGAAAGAG GTTCGGGACATCGCTGATCGCTACGGGCTGAAGGTCCATCTTGACGGGTCCCGGCTGATAAATGCTGCCGTGTCGCTGGGGGTGGAACCCGCAGAGATTGTGAAATACTGCGACTCCGTGGTCCTCTGTCTATCCAAG ggacttgGGGCCCCAGTGGGCTCATTGCTCGGCGGGACGGCAGAATTTGTGGCCGAGGCACGGCGAATCAGGAAGCTGCTTGGGGGAGGGATGTGCCAGTCTGGTGTACTTGCAGCTCCTGGATTGGTCGCATTGAAACATGCGCAGAAAAACCTGACGTTGGATCACCAAAATGCCAAAGCATTTGCCAAAG CTGTGCAGGAACTGGGCTCTCCGCTCTGTCTCGTGGACCCGGCCGACGTGGACACTAATATCGTGTTACTCTCGCTTCCTGGCAGACTGATGGCAAAGGAGCTATGTGAGCAGCTGAGCACAGTGACACCTGAAGAGCAGGAAAATGGACGGGGGGTGGTGGTGAAGGGTCTAGCGATTTCGCCTCGCCATGTGCGCCTTGTCTGGCATCGCGACCTCTCGGCGCAGGACATCCAGCGGGTATTAGAGAAGCTGAAATTCGTGCTTGGGAAGTACAGCAATGAAGCCGCTTAA